One genomic window of Quercus robur chromosome 6, dhQueRobu3.1, whole genome shotgun sequence includes the following:
- the LOC126732867 gene encoding protein CONSERVED IN THE GREEN LINEAGE AND DIATOMS 27, chloroplastic isoform X1, with product MLKLNVYCSLIPSSSQVKLGSSYGSLILQYHRSLKPCQGISVKALKDETGGERSGFPSRNWDPGSEIEVPFEQRPVNEYSSLKDGVLYSWGELGPGPFFLRLGGLWLVTFTVLGVPIAAASFNPARDPLRFVLAAGTGTLFLVSLIVLRIYLGWSYVGDRLLSAVIPYEESGWYDGQMWVKPPEILARDRLLGSYKVKPVIKFLKQTLVGTGALLVTAALLFTFAKPVEDFLQTTFGTKQNPSDIPASKISTKFNLRKEELLKLPGEVVANDDLAAAAAEAADGRPVYCRDRFYRALAGGQYCRWEDLLK from the exons ATGCTCAAGCTAAATGTGTATTGCTCTCTGATTCCCAGTTCAAGCCAAGTCAAGCTTGGGAGCAGCTATGGTTCATTGATCCTTCAGTATCACAGGTCATTGAAACCATGTCAGGGAATTTCTGTTAAAGCCTTGAAAGATGAAACAGGTGGAGAAAGAAGCGGATTCCCTAGTCGGAATTGGGACCCTGGGTCAGAAATCGAGGTTCCTTTTGAACAAAGGCCG GTGAACGAGTACTCATCACTAAAAGATGGAGTCCTATATTCATGGGGTGAACTTGGTCCTGGGCCCTTTTTCCTTCGTCTTGGAGGCCTCTGGTTAGTAACTTTCACAGTTCTAGGAGTGCCAATTGCAGCTGCAAGCTTTAATCCTGCAAGA GATCCACTAAGATTTGTGTTAGCTGCCGGAACAGGAACTCTTTTCCTTGTGTCATTGATTGTCTTAAGAATATACCTG GGATGGAGTTATGTTGGTGACAGACTTCTATCAGCAGTGATACCTTATGAAGAGAGTGGATGGTATGATGGACAAATGTGGGTAAAGCCACCCGAG ATCCTGGCTCGTGATAGACTGCTGGGCTCTTACAAG GTTAAGCCAGTCATCAAATTTCTGAAACAGACACTAGTCGGAACAGGGGCATTACTTGTCACAGCAGCATTGCTTTTCACCTTCGCCAAACCTGTGGAGGATTTCCTTCAAACCACCTTTggcacaaaacaaaacccatcaGACATTCCAGCTTCAAAGATCAGCACAAAGTTCAACTTAAG GAAAGAGGAGTTGCTTAAATTGCCAGGCGAAGTGGTGGCTAACGATGATCTAGCAGCAGCAGCTGCTGAGGCTGCTGATGGAAGACCAGTCTATTGCAGAGATAGGTTTTATCGTGCATTAGCAGGTGGACAGTACTGCAGATGGGAGGATCTACTTAAATAA
- the LOC126732867 gene encoding protein CONSERVED IN THE GREEN LINEAGE AND DIATOMS 27, chloroplastic isoform X2, which translates to MLKLNVYCSLIPSSSQVKLGSSYGSLILQYHRSLKPCQGISVKALKDETGGERSGFPSRNWDPGSEIEVPFEQRPVNEYSSLKDGVLYSWGELGPGPFFLRLGGLWLVTFTVLGVPIAAASFNPARDPLRFVLAAGTGTLFLVSLIVLRIYLGWSYVGDRLLSAVIPYEESGWYDGQMWVKPPEILARDRLLGSYKTLVGTGALLVTAALLFTFAKPVEDFLQTTFGTKQNPSDIPASKISTKFNLRKEELLKLPGEVVANDDLAAAAAEAADGRPVYCRDRFYRALAGGQYCRWEDLLK; encoded by the exons ATGCTCAAGCTAAATGTGTATTGCTCTCTGATTCCCAGTTCAAGCCAAGTCAAGCTTGGGAGCAGCTATGGTTCATTGATCCTTCAGTATCACAGGTCATTGAAACCATGTCAGGGAATTTCTGTTAAAGCCTTGAAAGATGAAACAGGTGGAGAAAGAAGCGGATTCCCTAGTCGGAATTGGGACCCTGGGTCAGAAATCGAGGTTCCTTTTGAACAAAGGCCG GTGAACGAGTACTCATCACTAAAAGATGGAGTCCTATATTCATGGGGTGAACTTGGTCCTGGGCCCTTTTTCCTTCGTCTTGGAGGCCTCTGGTTAGTAACTTTCACAGTTCTAGGAGTGCCAATTGCAGCTGCAAGCTTTAATCCTGCAAGA GATCCACTAAGATTTGTGTTAGCTGCCGGAACAGGAACTCTTTTCCTTGTGTCATTGATTGTCTTAAGAATATACCTG GGATGGAGTTATGTTGGTGACAGACTTCTATCAGCAGTGATACCTTATGAAGAGAGTGGATGGTATGATGGACAAATGTGGGTAAAGCCACCCGAG ATCCTGGCTCGTGATAGACTGCTGGGCTCTTACAAG ACACTAGTCGGAACAGGGGCATTACTTGTCACAGCAGCATTGCTTTTCACCTTCGCCAAACCTGTGGAGGATTTCCTTCAAACCACCTTTggcacaaaacaaaacccatcaGACATTCCAGCTTCAAAGATCAGCACAAAGTTCAACTTAAG GAAAGAGGAGTTGCTTAAATTGCCAGGCGAAGTGGTGGCTAACGATGATCTAGCAGCAGCAGCTGCTGAGGCTGCTGATGGAAGACCAGTCTATTGCAGAGATAGGTTTTATCGTGCATTAGCAGGTGGACAGTACTGCAGATGGGAGGATCTACTTAAATAA
- the LOC126732867 gene encoding protein CONSERVED IN THE GREEN LINEAGE AND DIATOMS 27, chloroplastic isoform X3 translates to MLKLNVYCSLIPSSSQVKLGSSYGSLILQYHRSLKPCQGISVKALKDETGGERSGFPSRNWDPGSEIEVPFEQRPVNEYSSLKDGVLYSWGELGPGPFFLRLGGLWLVTFTVLGVPIAAASFNPARDPLRFVLAAGTGTLFLVSLIVLRIYLGWSYVGDRLLSAVIPYEESGWYDGQMWVKPPEILARDRLLGSYKVKPVIKFLKQTLVGTGALLVTAALLFTFAKPVEDFLQTTFGTKQNPSDIPASKISTKFNLSFL, encoded by the exons ATGCTCAAGCTAAATGTGTATTGCTCTCTGATTCCCAGTTCAAGCCAAGTCAAGCTTGGGAGCAGCTATGGTTCATTGATCCTTCAGTATCACAGGTCATTGAAACCATGTCAGGGAATTTCTGTTAAAGCCTTGAAAGATGAAACAGGTGGAGAAAGAAGCGGATTCCCTAGTCGGAATTGGGACCCTGGGTCAGAAATCGAGGTTCCTTTTGAACAAAGGCCG GTGAACGAGTACTCATCACTAAAAGATGGAGTCCTATATTCATGGGGTGAACTTGGTCCTGGGCCCTTTTTCCTTCGTCTTGGAGGCCTCTGGTTAGTAACTTTCACAGTTCTAGGAGTGCCAATTGCAGCTGCAAGCTTTAATCCTGCAAGA GATCCACTAAGATTTGTGTTAGCTGCCGGAACAGGAACTCTTTTCCTTGTGTCATTGATTGTCTTAAGAATATACCTG GGATGGAGTTATGTTGGTGACAGACTTCTATCAGCAGTGATACCTTATGAAGAGAGTGGATGGTATGATGGACAAATGTGGGTAAAGCCACCCGAG ATCCTGGCTCGTGATAGACTGCTGGGCTCTTACAAG GTTAAGCCAGTCATCAAATTTCTGAAACAGACACTAGTCGGAACAGGGGCATTACTTGTCACAGCAGCATTGCTTTTCACCTTCGCCAAACCTGTGGAGGATTTCCTTCAAACCACCTTTggcacaaaacaaaacccatcaGACATTCCAGCTTCAAAGATCAGCACAAAGTTCAACTTAAG TTTCTTGTAA